TCCAGGGCTTCTGCTCCTCGGAGTCGTGCTGTCCGGGGTGGATAAGAGAACGAGCTTGGCGAACTCGCTGACGGATTTCGTCGACCAAGCGTTTGTCGTCAAAGGTAGCAACGAATCCCTCAAGTTTCGGACCACCATCGGCCGATCAACGGTCATTCCACAAACTCAGAAGGTAGGGAAGACGTTGTTCGAAACGCACTCAACGCACAAACTGACCGATGAATACCGGCAGCTGGCCGGGGAGATTCTTGACCGATTAGCTCTGCTCGAAGCCCAACTCCCCCTGGGCGGAGTCGTAAATGGGTAAGCGTGCACCGTCAGACGAGAAGCCGTTCCGTCCCTTGGATGCATCCATTCTGAGCGATGTGGCGGAACACCGCGCCGAACCCCAATCGCCATCACGTCGTTCCGTGGAAGTCGGCGATGGCGCACCCCGCCTGCGGCCCACAGACCCCATGTCCAAGCCACACCCCTCGGCACCGTTGGCGGCGAGACCCCACGTCCATCGTCTGGACCAGGAGAAGCGGATCTTGTTTACGCGAGAAGAGTCGCAGGCCATCGACCGATTGGTAAACAACTTAGCGGTGAGGCTGAGCGCGCAGGTGAAAGTGAGCCACGTGATCCGAGCATTGACGAGTCTACTGCTGCGGTCGGAGCGAGAGATCGACCGTAGAGCGGGGGAGCGAGGGACTTTGATTAGGCCGCCGAACGGGGATTTCTCGGGTTTGCAGCAGTTCGAACTGGCGATCGCCGACATCCTCGCCAACGCCTTCCGCGATTCGGGTCGAGGGGGAACCTGAAATCGAAGGCTTTGACGCAAAGTCGCGGGACTTGTCGTAAAGTCGCAAACGGAAGCGTGGACGGAAGAAACCGATGTTGAACCGCAAAGGTCGCTAAGGACGCAAAGGTTGGAACTCTTCTGTAGTTGCAACCAAAGCCTTTCAAGGAGCTCCCAGCTTCCGGATGGGGCCGACTGGCGGAAAGGGTTCTGTCCGCGTCCTAATCTTGTGCCTTTGCGACAGGTTCCGCGCCCTTGCGTTAATGCGGTTCGTTCCCTCTTCGCGTCCTTGGCGACCTTTGCGGTTAACATTCAGGCCCAAAATACCCTCCACGGCCGATTGCCAAAAGGATCCATCCGATGATACATTCAAAGAGTATGGCACTGAGCATGGATCATAACCCTGGTTCGAGCGTTCTCGGATTGTTGGAACGTTTCATCGAGCGCGATGCCGCTCGGTTGGGGGGCGTGCCTGTGTTCCGCGGCACCCGCGTGCCCGTCAAAAGTCTTTTCGACCACCTGGAGGCCGGGGACTCCCTTGACATTTTTCTTGAGGACTTTCCGGGGGTGACCCGCGAACAGGCGCAAGCCGTTATCGAGATCGCCGGGCGTCACCTGTTTGAAGAGGCGAAGATCGCGTGAGGATCCTCCTCGACCACTGTGTTCCAAAGCGCTTCGGTCGACTCCTCGTCGGACATGAGGTGCGGACCACCTTCGACATGGGCTGGGCAGCCTTGACCAATGGTGTTCTTCTGAACCGATGCAGCGAAAGCTTCGATGTTTTTCTTACCGTCGATCAAAACCTGCAATTCCAGCAGAACCTCTCGGCCCTACCAGTGCCAGTGATCATACTCGTCACTTCCGACAACCGTCTCCCCACTCTGGAACCATTCGCGCCTGCTGTGATCCGTGTTCTTGAGCAGCCTGTAGTCCGAGAACTCATCCGAATTGAAACCGTGGATCGAATCATCCGCCTGCCTGGCCGAAATCTCCCACCTTGACCAGGTCCGAAGCTCAACCGGTTTGGCCCGAGGAGTGTAGCATCCGTCGTTTCTGGTCCGACCCGCCCCTTCGCTAGAGAGTTGCACACCCTGCACCCAAAGCCTGCCTTCCTACCGGGGAGGATTCGCACTAGCGGTTGAAGTAATCTCTCAGGCTCCTCGCCGATGGCCTTTCTTGGCAATCTGGTTTCATCCCGACGCGTCGGTTTCGAGCGTTCGCTGTTTCATACTGGAATCGAACGACTGTCCGAGTCCGGTGTCGATTTGTTAGCACGAGCAGGGCGTCCTGCTCTGGAAGGTCCGGCCCCTTGGTGAAGAAAAACGACGCGACGCTCAGGCCCATCTGGATCATGGATTCAATATGCTCATCGGACGCTACCGAATAGGCGTCAGACCTTCCTCTCCTGTGCATGTCTACGTAATATGCAATGCGCCCAACAGGAAGTCGCGCCACGACTTCACGACTGATCCGAAGTCTGCCGACATCAAACCGCACTGGGTCTCGTCGATCGTCCCACGGAGGAATGAATCCTTTGTCTGCTAATTCAAACCTGAGGGCTTCATACGCCAAATAGTCATATTCGTCTCTCATGTGTCCTCCTTGAAAAGATACTCGATGTTCTCTCATTAACGTACGAACGAGATCAGCGCAAGGGCCCACCGCCAGCGGCAGGCCTGGTCCACTCAACGATTCCTTGCGCCATTGCGACAGGGTCCCGCGTCGTTCACCCCGCACTTCTAGTCGGGGTTGCGTTTATCCCCAGTTCCCCCCTTCGCGGTTCAAGTCGCTCCCTGCCTTGGTACCCGAGAGATTCTCCTCACGAAGATAGGCGATTCGCTAGCCGCCTCATACCGCTCGCCCTGTTCGTGAAGGCGTTT
The DNA window shown above is from Verrucomicrobiales bacterium and carries:
- a CDS encoding DUF433 domain-containing protein — its product is MDHNPGSSVLGLLERFIERDAARLGGVPVFRGTRVPVKSLFDHLEAGDSLDIFLEDFPGVTREQAQAVIEIAGRHLFEEAKIA
- a CDS encoding ParA family protein — its product is KLEGIDQALASKSKFLTPRDVLRTPLEALRGHYDYIFLDTAPNATSPTIAAYLSADYFILSAMPDPFAIAGLNDALTDIHDAQRRGNPGLLLLGVVLSGVDKRTSLANSLTDFVDQAFVVKGSNESLKFRTTIGRSTVIPQTQKVGKTLFETHSTHKLTDEYRQLAGEILDRLALLEAQLPLGGVVNG